From Deinococcus cellulosilyticus NBRC 106333 = KACC 11606, the proteins below share one genomic window:
- a CDS encoding type II secretion system protein GspD — MMRKTLLSLLLSLSVAFAAPLGVQQDQGSVILASPESIRYTADSLTHTLLITDSTLPENTTLNLGLKWVQDGPHLRITVPENLWYYLSPDGKRLFISAPSLSNSTVLSAPSTESREAIMYYLKSAEPTKISALLTRLYPNVRVEVDDRQRALVVYVLPAEKDKVGKLIKQLDAERPQVIFEAEILEINQNNSEKLGIDYEAALGISISEATPASLFKFGKFTRSTIGTGKAGGGGIGFTLNFLKSNDVAQVLARPRVTALDGVEARINSTRSQVIVVSKDGNQNFQTLTTGITMRLLPKVSPDGVIEANITVTVSIPSTTTTSGELSYSTREASTTVRVRNGEPIVIGGLIENRTSEAVKKLPILGDLPLIGGLFRSTYTTNQRSDLVIIVTPRLIVPDEFPGSEVSLETTPVPQTVPAIQPQEPVQP, encoded by the coding sequence ATGATGCGCAAAACCCTCCTTTCCCTGCTGCTGTCCCTCTCTGTTGCTTTCGCTGCACCCCTGGGGGTGCAGCAGGATCAGGGTTCGGTGATCCTGGCGAGCCCGGAAAGCATCCGTTACACCGCAGACAGTTTGACCCACACCCTGCTGATCACCGACAGCACCCTCCCGGAGAACACCACCCTGAATCTGGGTTTGAAGTGGGTGCAGGACGGCCCTCACCTGAGGATCACCGTGCCGGAGAACCTGTGGTACTACCTGTCCCCGGATGGCAAGAGGCTGTTCATCAGTGCCCCTTCATTGTCGAACAGCACCGTGCTGAGTGCCCCGAGCACCGAGAGCCGGGAAGCGATCATGTACTACCTGAAAAGCGCGGAACCCACAAAGATCAGTGCACTCCTCACCCGTCTCTACCCGAACGTCCGGGTGGAGGTCGATGACCGGCAGCGTGCGCTGGTGGTGTACGTGCTGCCTGCAGAGAAAGACAAGGTCGGCAAGCTCATCAAGCAACTCGATGCCGAGCGCCCCCAGGTGATTTTCGAGGCAGAAATCCTGGAGATCAACCAGAACAACAGTGAGAAACTCGGCATCGATTACGAGGCGGCGCTGGGCATCTCCATCAGTGAGGCGACCCCGGCGAGCCTCTTCAAGTTCGGGAAGTTCACCCGCAGCACCATCGGCACCGGGAAAGCCGGAGGGGGTGGGATCGGCTTCACCCTGAACTTCCTGAAAAGCAACGATGTAGCGCAGGTGCTGGCCCGTCCCCGCGTGACAGCACTGGATGGGGTGGAGGCGAGGATCAACAGCACCCGTTCTCAGGTGATTGTGGTCAGCAAGGATGGCAACCAGAACTTTCAGACCCTGACCACCGGGATCACCATGCGCCTGCTGCCCAAGGTGTCACCGGATGGGGTGATCGAGGCGAACATCACCGTCACCGTCTCCATTCCGTCCACCACCACCACTTCGGGTGAACTGAGTTACTCCACCCGTGAAGCGAGCACCACCGTCAGGGTCAGGAACGGGGAACCCATCGTGATCGGGGGCCTCATTGAGAACCGCACCAGTGAAGCGGTGAAGAAACTGCCGATCCTGGGGGACCTCCCCTTGATTGGGGGCCTTTTTCGCAGCACGTACACCACCAACCAGCGCAGCGACCTGGTGATCATCGTGACTCCCAGACTGATCGTGCCGGATGAATTTCCGGGGAGTGAAGTGAGTCTGGAAACCACCCCAGTCCCGCAAACCGTGCCTGCCATCCAGCCTCAGGAACCCGTGCAACCATGA